The following proteins come from a genomic window of Proteiniphilum propionicum:
- a CDS encoding 3'-5' exonuclease, translating into MGLTISKEQLAELPIEKFEGKIFVIDNEGDSKKACEYLSKMNELGFDTETKPSFRRGQVNNVALMQLATEEECFLFRLNKIGYPDELVSIMSDPGIKKIGLSLRDDFAAIRKRSVRKPVNFIDLQVFVDKFGIEDNSLQKIYAILFGKKISKNQRLSNWEASILKPAQQSYAALDSWACLRIYKHLTGIYQ; encoded by the coding sequence GTTGGCTGAATTACCGATAGAGAAGTTCGAGGGAAAAATATTCGTTATCGATAATGAAGGGGATTCGAAGAAAGCTTGTGAGTATCTCTCCAAAATGAATGAGCTTGGGTTTGATACTGAAACCAAGCCGTCGTTCAGACGTGGACAGGTGAATAATGTGGCGCTGATGCAACTTGCAACTGAAGAGGAGTGTTTCCTATTTCGTCTTAACAAAATAGGCTATCCCGATGAGCTTGTGTCGATAATGAGCGATCCGGGGATCAAAAAGATAGGCCTTTCGTTGCGTGACGACTTTGCCGCAATTCGTAAACGTTCAGTACGTAAACCTGTGAATTTTATTGACCTGCAGGTTTTCGTGGATAAATTCGGGATTGAAGATAACAGCCTGCAGAAGATATACGCGATATTATTTGGTAAAAAAATCTCCAAAAACCAGCGCTTATCGAACTGGGAAGCTTCAATACTTAAACCTGCCCAGCAGTCATATGCTGCTTTAGATTCCTGGGCATGCCTCAGGATTTATAAACATTTAACCGGCATATATCAATGA